The Gordonia sp. KTR9 genome contains a region encoding:
- a CDS encoding flavin-containing monooxygenase, which yields MRFRPRPSPQPTIAIVGGGFGGIGALAKLKEAGFTRVTLLEQAPGPGGTWWHNRYPGAEVDTPSVLYSYSWMPWKWSRTHVRQAELQEYLEAVLSKYDLRGHIRFGVKVERVVWNEARQEYTIWSDGKPITTAQHVISAVGLLGDPKFPDWEGLADFRGPVFHSAQWDNSIDLTGRTVGVVGSGSTAAQLVPALSDIAGDVVVFQREPGWVVPKNSREYTAAERKALESRFAQRFLRTKFLLLRERDQVGGALWREGTAVNTAARAGALAHIHRVLDGRPDLIEAVTPTHPFAGKRPVISDDFYPALRKANVSLIPRGVKGVDADGVIDANGEHHALDALVLATGFKADFLTTYDVVTQGGKTLHARWNGDETAFLGVMAAEVPNFFILYGPNTNGGTIVSNLELQIDYTVAAIASAARRRASTVEIRPWALALYDRLLQRRLRGTTFEFENNYYRSASGRISTQWPEGVISYAILTKLLRWPLWRYGFHLSSSTNGTVAAHSGSDFDHTPGREREETHS from the coding sequence GTGCGCTTTCGACCTCGACCATCACCGCAACCCACCATCGCGATCGTCGGTGGTGGATTCGGCGGCATCGGCGCACTGGCGAAGCTGAAGGAGGCCGGCTTCACGCGGGTGACCCTGTTGGAGCAGGCACCCGGCCCCGGTGGAACCTGGTGGCACAACCGGTATCCCGGGGCCGAGGTCGATACGCCCTCGGTGTTGTACTCGTACTCGTGGATGCCGTGGAAGTGGTCGCGGACCCACGTGCGTCAGGCCGAATTGCAGGAGTACCTCGAGGCCGTGCTGAGCAAGTACGACCTGCGCGGTCACATCCGATTCGGGGTGAAGGTGGAGCGGGTCGTCTGGAACGAGGCGCGCCAGGAGTACACCATCTGGTCCGACGGGAAGCCGATCACGACTGCTCAACACGTCATCAGCGCGGTCGGGTTGCTCGGTGATCCCAAATTCCCCGATTGGGAGGGGCTGGCGGACTTCCGCGGCCCGGTGTTCCATTCGGCGCAGTGGGACAACTCGATCGATCTGACCGGTCGCACGGTCGGCGTCGTGGGTTCCGGCTCCACGGCCGCCCAGCTGGTCCCGGCACTCTCCGACATCGCCGGCGACGTCGTCGTCTTCCAGCGCGAGCCGGGGTGGGTGGTCCCCAAGAACTCCCGCGAGTACACCGCCGCCGAACGGAAAGCGCTCGAATCCCGCTTCGCACAACGTTTTCTACGCACCAAGTTCCTGCTGCTGCGCGAACGTGACCAGGTCGGTGGAGCGCTCTGGCGAGAGGGCACCGCGGTCAACACGGCAGCGCGGGCGGGCGCACTCGCCCACATCCACCGCGTACTCGACGGCCGGCCCGACCTGATCGAGGCGGTGACACCCACGCACCCGTTCGCCGGCAAGCGGCCGGTCATCTCCGACGACTTCTATCCCGCGCTGCGCAAGGCCAACGTCAGCCTGATCCCCCGCGGAGTCAAAGGGGTCGACGCCGATGGGGTCATCGACGCGAACGGCGAGCATCACGCCCTTGACGCACTCGTCCTCGCCACCGGCTTCAAGGCCGACTTCCTGACGACCTACGACGTGGTCACCCAGGGCGGTAAGACGTTGCACGCCAGATGGAACGGCGACGAAACCGCGTTCCTCGGAGTGATGGCCGCCGAGGTCCCCAACTTCTTCATCCTCTACGGGCCGAACACCAACGGCGGCACGATCGTGTCGAACCTCGAGCTCCAGATCGACTACACGGTTGCCGCCATCGCCTCCGCCGCGCGTCGTCGGGCATCGACTGTCGAGATCCGGCCCTGGGCACTCGCCCTGTACGACCGGCTTCTGCAGCGGAGACTGCGAGGCACCACGTTCGAGTTCGAGAACAACTACTACCGCAGCGCGTCCGGGCGCATCAGCACGCAGTGGCCGGAAGGCGTGATCAGCTACGCGATTCTGACCAAGCTCCTGCGCTGGCCGCTGTGGCGCTACGGCTTTCATCTCAGTTCATCCACGAACGGCACCGTCGCAGCTCATTCCGGCTCCGATTTCGACCACACACCCGGCCGCGAACGCGAGGAGACACACTCATGA
- a CDS encoding helix-turn-helix domain-containing protein — MSNPTRRVVDVLNFLARRSERSYSLSELARELDISKSTLHPLVETLVEAGYLLRDSEKLLHLGPVLTGVGQAALGHRGELVDVLRSEMAEIARHYDAHCVLTAELGGWIVPIAASGDPSRVTTLFRIGARTQPFAPPLGVLFLPGRRMGEIQDWFSHSTSDPSPREVDAVMSALDFLRSQGVAAAARTDAKARAERLMLGPTAPGSTRDDESVVSDFVQQLRETQYLITDFDYPDAREIEWVGIPLMNRQERVDVALCVVNFPGALTGHDVLDVGNDLRDRMSRISGITVSPPRVRT, encoded by the coding sequence ATGTCCAATCCGACGCGCCGGGTCGTCGACGTGCTGAACTTTCTCGCCAGGAGGTCCGAACGGAGCTACTCGCTGTCGGAGCTCGCGCGAGAACTCGACATCAGCAAATCGACGCTCCATCCCCTGGTGGAAACGCTTGTGGAAGCGGGATATCTCCTGCGCGACAGTGAGAAGCTGCTGCATCTGGGGCCGGTGCTCACCGGTGTGGGGCAGGCTGCTCTCGGGCATCGAGGAGAGCTGGTCGACGTCCTGAGATCCGAGATGGCCGAGATCGCGCGCCACTACGACGCACACTGTGTACTCACCGCCGAGCTCGGTGGCTGGATCGTCCCCATCGCGGCGTCGGGCGACCCCTCGCGTGTGACCACACTGTTCCGGATCGGTGCGCGGACCCAGCCGTTCGCACCACCGCTGGGAGTGCTGTTCCTGCCCGGGCGTCGAATGGGTGAGATCCAGGACTGGTTCTCGCACAGCACATCCGATCCGTCACCTCGAGAGGTGGATGCGGTGATGAGCGCGCTGGACTTCCTGCGATCGCAGGGTGTCGCGGCGGCGGCACGGACCGACGCCAAAGCGCGGGCGGAGCGGCTGATGCTGGGTCCGACCGCTCCTGGGTCGACGCGGGACGACGAGTCCGTGGTCAGCGACTTCGTGCAACAGCTACGTGAAACGCAGTATCTCATCACGGATTTCGACTACCCCGACGCCCGTGAGATCGAGTGGGTCGGCATCCCGCTCATGAATCGTCAGGAACGAGTGGACGTCGCCCTGTGCGTGGTCAATTTCCCCGGGGCACTCACCGGGCACGATGTGCTCGACGTCGGCAACGACCTGCGCGACCGGATGTCACGCATCAGCGGGATCACCGTGTCTCCGCCCCGCGTTCGTACGTGA
- a CDS encoding SDR family NAD(P)-dependent oxidoreductase, with amino-acid sequence MVDGENRVAVVLGCGPDIGRACAEQLARDGNHVVCLDRDLAAAEASAQALHHVGCEASAATVDVTDRESVRVALREVVAHHGRIDIVVNVVGGSTWALVDEFTDDDWDRSMQLNLRQQWVVAQEVLGILPSGGSIVAIASVSGLSAAPHHGAYGAAKAGLIALVKTLALENAARGITVNAIAPGSIATAARTDDEGLVDRIPMGRRGDPSEIGSVAAFLASPAASYITGQVLVVDGGASVKHPLQAV; translated from the coding sequence ATGGTCGACGGCGAGAACAGAGTGGCGGTCGTGCTCGGATGCGGCCCCGACATCGGACGGGCGTGCGCCGAACAGCTCGCTCGTGATGGGAACCACGTCGTATGCCTCGATCGCGATCTCGCGGCCGCCGAGGCATCGGCGCAGGCGCTGCACCACGTCGGATGTGAGGCCTCGGCCGCCACTGTCGACGTGACCGACCGGGAGTCCGTCCGAGTCGCCCTGCGCGAGGTCGTCGCTCACCACGGGCGGATCGACATCGTCGTGAACGTGGTGGGTGGGTCGACCTGGGCGCTGGTGGACGAGTTCACCGATGACGACTGGGACAGGTCCATGCAACTCAACCTGCGCCAGCAATGGGTTGTGGCACAGGAAGTCCTGGGCATCCTGCCTTCGGGCGGGTCGATCGTCGCCATCGCCTCGGTCAGTGGGTTGTCCGCCGCTCCGCACCACGGCGCCTACGGCGCGGCGAAGGCCGGTCTCATCGCCCTCGTGAAGACCCTGGCCCTCGAGAACGCTGCCCGCGGGATCACGGTCAACGCCATCGCTCCGGGCTCGATCGCCACCGCGGCCCGTACTGACGACGAGGGGCTCGTCGACCGGATTCCGATGGGCCGGCGTGGCGACCCGAGCGAGATCGGTTCCGTCGCCGCGTTCTTGGCGTCCCCAGCCGCGAGTTACATCACCGGCCAGGTCCTCGTCGTCGACGGCGGGGCCAGTGTGAAACACCCGCTGCAAGCAGTGTGA
- a CDS encoding arabinosyltransferase domain-containing protein — MTDRSDPHAGPANPDTGEERADVATTETSSAENPSATASSGDDHRNGFAERHAGTARVVAMAAGVVGILLALLSPFLPVDYTKAELTWPQQGSVGNVAAPNVSFVPVSMDVAVPCALGASLPASGGVLLSTVPEGGAEAGKVGLFVRATADSLQVVQRNVVLLNTSRAAAQSTPDCRIVVAADTNGTRGSIEGLPDAASETGAVRSFDLRDPNARPQIIGVYSGLPADVSTEGLSFRSTIDTRFVSTPTTLKFWLLVIGIASTILSLAALAVLDARDARGHHKLFPAGWWRVRPVDGVVALVLLIWLFVGGNTADDGYQVTVGRIASEAGYLDNYYRYFGVPQDPFGWHYHYLSAWMEVSTATPWLRLLPFLFAMASWWLISRAAIPRLGRAVRESTPAIWAAALVFLAVWMPYNNGLRVEPLIALGTLFTWVCVERAIATGRFFPLTIGIIAAAFTLTIHPTGVIASVALIAGIRPLLKRFSLRRKRDGFWPLAVPILAAGLAVMFEIFADQPLAPILEAVSVNGQVGPTNKWWEEPMRYYMLMNPTADGGIARRFGILIVFTSFILVVVMLLNRRRLPGIATAPTWRLVAMVAGSAVLMAFLPTKWTHQLGVYAAIGGALAAVATACADRTIMRRRRNRTLFAAACAYVLALAFAGRNQWWYVGSYGIPWRDAVPDVRGIPLWTGILAVAVALTVLGLWQHFRDDYVDEVARAGRPRSVFTRLRSPSIIVVSTIMLLFTLVSFAKADWTQRNSWSWLSSNVSALQGRPCALADAVLVEDDPNAGLLAPARVAGQNNPSPGAALAGTGMEGFDPDGVASDLSEETEEEAEGSSSGTSTAEVDRTQTDPTDDGSSAEAETTTGSSDTSGGRTAQAGVNGSTVKLPFGLSPSETPVLGTYNSPNGTGRLTSDWYQLPQNRSDERPLVTMSVAGQVEYIDDLAVTRPGQRVRLQFGRVAPDGTVAPAGQMVPLDIGGAPEWRNLRFPMDQAPRGATVVRVLAEDTSTLRDQWLAVTPPRVSSMVTLDSLVGSEDPVLIDWETALAFPCQRPAQVKYGVLETPQWRISPDREGERVNSQRWMAGDSGGPLGIVENELRPRVYPSYLRNDWAKDWGMLQSLTPILPQTDAELTITTDTHNGLWTPGPMRAVKN, encoded by the coding sequence ATGACTGACCGCAGCGACCCGCACGCCGGCCCGGCGAACCCCGACACCGGAGAAGAACGAGCAGACGTGGCGACCACCGAGACTTCCTCCGCCGAGAATCCCTCCGCGACCGCATCCTCCGGGGATGACCACCGGAACGGCTTCGCGGAACGCCACGCCGGCACCGCGCGTGTCGTCGCGATGGCCGCGGGAGTCGTCGGCATCCTCCTCGCGCTGCTCAGTCCGTTCCTTCCGGTCGACTACACCAAGGCCGAACTGACCTGGCCGCAGCAGGGTTCGGTGGGCAACGTGGCGGCCCCGAACGTGTCCTTCGTCCCGGTCTCCATGGACGTCGCGGTACCGTGCGCACTCGGCGCATCGTTGCCCGCGTCAGGTGGTGTGTTGCTGTCGACGGTGCCCGAAGGCGGCGCCGAGGCGGGCAAGGTCGGCCTCTTCGTCCGGGCCACCGCCGACTCGCTCCAGGTGGTGCAGCGAAATGTCGTTCTGCTCAACACCTCTCGGGCAGCCGCGCAGAGCACACCCGACTGTCGCATCGTCGTCGCAGCCGACACGAACGGTACCCGGGGTTCGATCGAAGGACTGCCGGATGCTGCGTCGGAGACGGGTGCGGTCCGCTCCTTCGACCTGCGGGATCCCAACGCCCGCCCGCAGATCATCGGCGTGTACTCGGGCCTGCCGGCCGATGTCAGCACCGAGGGCCTGTCGTTCCGGTCCACCATCGACACCCGATTCGTCTCCACGCCCACGACGCTGAAGTTCTGGCTGCTGGTGATCGGGATCGCGTCGACGATCCTCTCCCTCGCCGCACTGGCCGTCCTCGACGCCCGGGATGCGCGCGGACATCACAAGCTCTTCCCGGCAGGCTGGTGGCGGGTGCGCCCGGTCGACGGTGTCGTCGCCCTCGTACTGCTGATCTGGTTGTTCGTCGGCGGCAACACGGCTGACGACGGTTACCAGGTGACCGTCGGCCGGATCGCGAGCGAGGCCGGTTATCTCGACAACTACTATCGCTACTTCGGTGTCCCGCAGGACCCGTTCGGCTGGCATTACCACTACCTGTCGGCGTGGATGGAGGTCAGCACCGCGACACCGTGGCTGCGCCTGCTGCCGTTCCTGTTCGCGATGGCGTCGTGGTGGCTGATCAGCCGCGCCGCGATTCCCCGTCTCGGACGTGCGGTCCGTGAGTCGACCCCGGCGATCTGGGCTGCGGCACTGGTCTTCCTGGCGGTCTGGATGCCGTACAACAACGGTCTGCGCGTGGAGCCGCTGATCGCGCTGGGCACTCTCTTCACCTGGGTGTGCGTCGAGCGCGCGATCGCGACCGGACGCTTCTTCCCGCTGACGATCGGGATCATCGCGGCGGCCTTCACCCTCACCATCCATCCGACCGGCGTGATCGCATCGGTGGCGCTCATCGCCGGGATCCGGCCGTTGCTCAAGCGTTTCTCACTGCGCCGCAAGCGGGATGGATTCTGGCCGCTGGCCGTGCCGATCCTCGCCGCCGGTCTCGCGGTGATGTTCGAGATCTTCGCCGACCAGCCGCTCGCGCCGATCCTGGAGGCGGTCTCGGTCAACGGGCAGGTCGGCCCCACCAACAAGTGGTGGGAGGAGCCGATGCGCTACTACATGCTGATGAACCCCACCGCCGACGGCGGCATCGCCCGTCGCTTCGGGATTCTGATCGTGTTCACCAGCTTCATCCTGGTCGTGGTGATGCTGCTCAACCGGCGCCGGCTGCCCGGAATCGCAACCGCTCCCACGTGGCGTCTGGTCGCCATGGTCGCCGGTTCTGCGGTCCTGATGGCGTTCCTGCCGACGAAATGGACCCACCAGCTGGGCGTCTATGCCGCGATCGGTGGCGCGCTCGCCGCGGTAGCGACCGCGTGCGCGGATCGCACCATCATGCGCCGTCGGCGCAATCGCACACTGTTCGCCGCGGCCTGCGCGTATGTCCTCGCGCTCGCGTTCGCCGGACGCAACCAGTGGTGGTACGTCGGCAGCTACGGAATTCCTTGGCGCGACGCGGTTCCCGATGTCCGTGGGATCCCGCTGTGGACCGGCATCCTGGCGGTCGCGGTGGCCCTCACCGTCCTCGGCCTGTGGCAGCACTTCCGCGACGACTACGTCGACGAGGTGGCCAGGGCCGGACGGCCGCGGTCGGTGTTCACGCGGTTGCGCAGCCCGTCGATCATCGTGGTGTCGACCATCATGCTGTTGTTCACGCTCGTCTCGTTCGCCAAGGCGGACTGGACGCAACGCAATTCGTGGTCGTGGCTGAGCTCCAATGTCAGTGCTCTGCAGGGACGACCCTGCGCTCTGGCCGACGCCGTGCTGGTCGAGGACGATCCGAACGCCGGCCTGCTGGCGCCCGCCCGGGTCGCCGGGCAGAACAATCCCTCCCCGGGCGCGGCTCTCGCCGGCACCGGGATGGAGGGTTTCGACCCCGACGGGGTGGCGTCGGACCTGTCCGAGGAGACCGAGGAGGAAGCCGAGGGTTCCTCCTCGGGGACCTCGACCGCCGAGGTCGATCGCACGCAGACCGATCCGACCGACGACGGCAGCAGCGCCGAGGCCGAGACGACGACCGGTTCCAGCGACACCAGCGGCGGGCGGACCGCGCAGGCAGGGGTCAACGGGTCGACGGTGAAGTTGCCGTTCGGTCTGTCGCCGAGTGAGACACCGGTCCTCGGTACGTACAACTCCCCCAATGGCACCGGACGACTCACGTCCGACTGGTATCAGCTGCCGCAGAACAGGTCCGACGAGCGCCCGCTCGTCACCATGTCGGTGGCCGGGCAGGTCGAGTACATCGACGATCTCGCGGTCACCCGGCCCGGACAGCGCGTGCGGTTGCAGTTCGGGCGGGTGGCGCCCGACGGCACGGTGGCGCCCGCCGGACAGATGGTGCCACTCGACATCGGTGGTGCACCCGAATGGCGCAACCTGCGCTTCCCGATGGACCAGGCACCCCGCGGAGCGACCGTGGTCCGTGTCCTCGCCGAGGACACCTCGACCCTGCGCGACCAGTGGCTGGCCGTCACACCCCCGCGCGTGTCGTCGATGGTGACGCTCGATTCGCTGGTGGGCAGCGAGGATCCGGTGCTCATCGACTGGGAGACCGCGCTGGCGTTTCCGTGCCAACGGCCCGCCCAGGTCAAGTACGGGGTCCTGGAGACACCGCAGTGGCGTATCTCGCCGGACCGGGAAGGCGAACGGGTCAACTCGCAGCGTTGGATGGCCGGCGACTCCGGCGGTCCGCTGGGCATCGTCGAGAACGAACTGCGCCCCCGCGTCTACCCGTCGTACCTGCGCAACGACTGGGCGAAGGACTGGGGCATGCTCCAGAGCCTGACCCCGATCCTCCCGCAGACCGACGCCGAGCTCACCATCACCACCGACACCCACAACGGGCTCTGGACACCGGGACCCATGCGGGCGGTGAAGAACTAG
- a CDS encoding arabinosyltransferase domain-containing protein — translation MADYDAPVPKSPEVSAGSADTTAETAAQRTSGEPRSRTVALVAAVAGVVAVVAGVLTPFLPVSTSTASITWPQQTGESASVTAPLVAQTARDLAISIPCRVLATTPDDASTVVLSTMPAAAAAARDDGLFVVAGADGVTVSNRNKTLASAPRDALAGCAELRIFADATTTGAQFVGLPPGPATAGGGDVGLAGPSANPQIAGVFTDLTAEQVRSAPGFDVRIAIDDRFDSSPSILKWVVMVVGVGAAVVALVAVGRLDRIHGYHRRVGRRLRWRAVLRPGPTDIGVTLTLVIWHFLGAGSPDDGYILNMGRNAADAGYLANYYRFYGIPEAPFDWYYSFLAYWSTISTTGLWMRLPSLLAGLAAWFILSRVLLPRLGGAVRRSQWAMLTGAAVFLAFWLPMCSGLRTEGIIVLGTLATWWAVEVTVSTRRMLPAVIAAFTAAMTLALAPHGLVALALLIASARPMLRILVRRRAEDGLLPLLAPLLAGVAVVVIIVFRDQTLATVFEALRIRYSVGPTLAWYQELLRYYFLAVNTTDGALARRVPVLLFAVSMFVVLAIMLRRKRIDGIDPGAVWRALGASLLTILFLSFTPTKWTIQFGVLAGLGAALAAVACVAIGQAARRTLRNLSVLVAGILVACAAAAAGKNAWPWPADFGIAWFDKAPVVAGIQVSTVLLALAVLALLFAIWQHLRMDFVDETGLAHDRGAAPAGWRIGVASAPIAVIAVLIVVSELAVFAKAAATRADTFTMLSANLDSARGNTCAMADSVLVEPDPNQGMLAPAGGGTASSTLQGQSEGFRPDGVKPDLTPQAGAQKPGAMNTSADLSKTFIVYGSNPGTTGGVGPRGVNGSTAALPFGLDPATTPVLGSHETTSGQATLTTGWYRLPARDSSPLIVITAAGAVFTLDRDGVPNFGQSLEVQFGRQNVADGRFEEVGAPAIPIDPERTNRPWRNLRIPMDRVPAEASVIRIIARDNNLDPDQWLAVTPPRAPVLRTLQDVVGSTDPVLIDFAAGAVFPCQRPMTARHGVFDLPQWRILPESWIANSQSKTWMAAEDGGLLAPVEALTRPATLATYLDNDWYREWGNLQRLTPLAPQARPADVQTGTATTWGWSRPGPIRVVPEDD, via the coding sequence ATGGCTGACTACGATGCGCCTGTGCCGAAGTCGCCTGAAGTGTCCGCTGGCAGCGCCGACACCACCGCCGAAACCGCTGCGCAGCGCACGTCCGGCGAACCCCGATCCCGCACCGTCGCCCTCGTGGCCGCGGTCGCCGGTGTCGTCGCCGTCGTCGCCGGGGTCCTGACGCCCTTCCTCCCGGTCAGCACGTCCACGGCGTCGATCACGTGGCCGCAGCAGACGGGCGAGTCGGCGTCGGTCACCGCTCCGCTGGTCGCGCAGACCGCTCGCGACCTCGCGATCTCGATCCCCTGCCGCGTGCTGGCGACGACCCCCGATGACGCGTCCACCGTCGTGTTGTCGACGATGCCCGCGGCCGCGGCCGCAGCACGCGACGACGGATTGTTCGTCGTCGCCGGCGCCGACGGCGTCACCGTGTCCAACCGCAACAAGACACTTGCGTCGGCACCGCGAGACGCCCTCGCCGGCTGCGCCGAGCTCCGCATCTTCGCCGACGCCACGACGACCGGCGCGCAGTTCGTCGGCCTCCCCCCGGGGCCGGCCACCGCGGGCGGCGGCGATGTCGGCCTCGCCGGGCCGTCGGCGAACCCGCAGATCGCCGGCGTTTTCACCGACCTCACCGCCGAACAGGTCCGGTCCGCCCCGGGATTCGACGTCCGCATCGCGATCGACGACCGCTTCGACTCGTCGCCGTCGATCCTGAAGTGGGTGGTGATGGTCGTCGGCGTCGGAGCTGCGGTCGTCGCACTCGTGGCCGTGGGACGTCTCGACCGCATCCACGGTTACCACCGCCGCGTCGGTCGCCGTCTCCGGTGGCGCGCCGTGCTCCGGCCCGGGCCCACCGACATCGGTGTGACGCTGACGCTCGTGATCTGGCACTTCCTCGGCGCGGGATCACCCGATGACGGCTACATCCTCAACATGGGTCGCAACGCCGCCGACGCCGGATACCTCGCGAACTACTACCGCTTCTACGGCATTCCCGAAGCGCCGTTCGACTGGTATTACAGCTTCCTCGCCTATTGGTCGACCATCTCGACGACCGGCCTGTGGATGCGGTTGCCATCGCTGCTGGCGGGCTTGGCCGCCTGGTTCATCCTGAGCCGGGTCCTGCTGCCCCGCCTGGGTGGCGCCGTCCGCCGGTCCCAGTGGGCGATGCTCACCGGGGCCGCGGTGTTCCTCGCGTTCTGGCTGCCGATGTGTTCGGGCCTGCGCACCGAGGGCATCATCGTGCTCGGCACCCTCGCGACGTGGTGGGCGGTAGAGGTCACGGTCTCCACACGGCGGATGCTGCCGGCAGTCATCGCGGCGTTCACCGCCGCGATGACCCTCGCCCTGGCCCCGCACGGTCTCGTCGCGCTCGCACTTCTCATCGCGAGTGCCCGGCCCATGCTCCGCATCCTGGTCCGACGCCGCGCCGAAGACGGTCTCCTGCCCCTGCTGGCCCCACTACTGGCCGGGGTCGCAGTGGTCGTCATCATCGTCTTCCGGGACCAGACCCTCGCGACCGTCTTCGAAGCACTGCGGATTCGCTACTCGGTCGGTCCGACGCTGGCCTGGTACCAGGAACTGCTCCGCTACTACTTCCTCGCGGTGAACACGACCGACGGCGCACTGGCCCGGCGCGTCCCGGTCCTGCTGTTCGCCGTCTCCATGTTCGTGGTTCTGGCGATCATGCTGCGGCGCAAGCGGATCGACGGGATCGATCCGGGCGCGGTGTGGCGGGCGCTGGGTGCCTCCCTGCTCACGATCCTGTTCTTGTCGTTCACCCCGACCAAATGGACCATCCAGTTCGGCGTCCTCGCCGGACTCGGTGCGGCGCTCGCCGCTGTCGCCTGCGTGGCGATCGGTCAGGCGGCACGCCGCACGCTGCGCAACCTGTCCGTCCTGGTCGCCGGGATCTTGGTGGCCTGCGCGGCGGCCGCGGCGGGAAAGAACGCGTGGCCGTGGCCCGCCGACTTCGGGATCGCCTGGTTCGACAAGGCACCGGTCGTCGCGGGCATCCAGGTCTCGACCGTGCTGCTCGCCCTGGCGGTGCTGGCGCTGTTGTTCGCGATCTGGCAGCACCTCCGGATGGACTTCGTCGACGAGACCGGGCTCGCCCATGATCGCGGGGCGGCACCGGCCGGTTGGCGCATCGGTGTCGCATCCGCGCCGATCGCGGTGATCGCCGTCCTCATCGTCGTGAGTGAACTCGCGGTGTTCGCCAAGGCCGCGGCCACCCGCGCGGACACCTTCACCATGCTGTCCGCGAACCTGGACTCGGCACGCGGAAACACTTGTGCGATGGCTGATTCCGTCCTCGTCGAACCCGATCCGAATCAGGGCATGCTGGCACCCGCGGGCGGTGGCACGGCGTCGTCGACCCTGCAGGGGCAGTCCGAGGGCTTCCGTCCCGACGGGGTGAAGCCGGATCTGACGCCGCAGGCCGGGGCCCAGAAGCCCGGCGCGATGAACACCTCGGCGGACCTGTCGAAGACCTTCATCGTCTACGGCAGCAATCCGGGCACCACCGGCGGAGTGGGTCCTCGTGGGGTCAACGGCAGTACCGCCGCACTCCCCTTCGGCCTCGACCCGGCGACCACCCCGGTGCTGGGAAGTCACGAAACCACCAGCGGCCAGGCCACTCTGACCACCGGCTGGTACCGGTTGCCCGCGCGCGACTCCTCACCGCTGATCGTCATCACCGCTGCCGGCGCGGTCTTCACACTCGACCGGGACGGCGTCCCGAACTTCGGGCAGTCGCTGGAGGTGCAGTTCGGCAGGCAGAATGTCGCCGATGGGAGGTTCGAGGAGGTCGGTGCTCCCGCGATCCCGATCGACCCCGAGCGGACCAACCGTCCGTGGCGGAACCTGCGTATCCCGATGGACCGCGTACCCGCCGAAGCGTCCGTGATCCGGATCATCGCCCGGGACAACAACCTCGATCCAGATCAGTGGCTCGCCGTCACACCTCCTCGTGCGCCCGTCCTGCGGACCCTGCAGGACGTCGTCGGCTCCACCGATCCCGTGCTCATCGACTTCGCCGCCGGCGCGGTGTTCCCGTGCCAGCGACCGATGACCGCCCGCCACGGCGTCTTCGACCTCCCGCAGTGGCGGATCCTGCCCGAGTCGTGGATTGCCAACTCACAGTCCAAGACCTGGATGGCCGCCGAGGACGGCGGGTTGCTCGCACCGGTCGAGGCACTGACGCGACCGGCGACCCTCGCCACCTACCTCGACAACGACTGGTATCGCGAGTGGGGCAACCTGCAGCGCCTGACTCCGCTGGCACCGCAGGCACGACCCGCGGACGTGCAGACGGGAACGGCGACCACGTGGGGATGGTCCCGACCGGGGCCGATCAGGGTGGTGCCCGAAGATGACTGA